The Chlorocebus sabaeus isolate Y175 chromosome 16, mChlSab1.0.hap1, whole genome shotgun sequence genome window below encodes:
- the SLC16A3 gene encoding monocarboxylate transporter 4, whose amino-acid sequence MGGAVVDEGPTGVKAPDGGWGWAVLFGCFVITGFSYAFPKAVSVFFKELMREFGIGYSDTAWISSILLAMLYGTGPLCSVCVNRFGCRPVMLVGGLFASLGMVAASFCRSIIQVYLTTGVITGLGLALNFQPSLIMLNRYFSKRRPMANGLAAAGSPVFLCALSPLGQLLQDRYGWRGGFLILGGLLLNCCVCAALMRPLVAVAQPGSGPPRSSRRLLDLSVFRDRGFVLYAVAASVMVLGLFIPPVFVVSYAKDLGVPDTKAAFLLTVLGFIDIFARPAAGFVAGLGKVRPYSVYLFSFSMFFNGLADLAGSTAGDYGGLVVFCIFFGISYGMVGALQFEVLMAIVGTHKFSSAIGLVLLMEAVAVLIGPPSGGKLLDATHVYKYVFILAGAEVLTSSLILLLGNFFCIRKQPKEPQPEVVAAEEEKLHKPPADSGVDLREVEHFLKAEPEKNGEVIHTPETSV is encoded by the exons ATGGGAGGGGCCGTGGTGGACGAGGGCCCCACAGGCGTCAAGGCCCCCGACGGCGGCTGGGGCTGGGCCGTGCTCTTCGGCTGCTTCGTCATCACCGGCTTCTCCTACGCCTTCCCCAAGGCCGTCAGCGTCTTCTTCAAGGAGCTCATGCGGGAGTTTGGGATCGGCTACAGCGACACAGCCTGGATCTCCTCCATCCTGCTGGCCATGCTCTACGGGACAG GCCCCCTCTGCAGCGTGTGCGTGAACCGCTTTGGCTGCCGGCCCGTCATGCTTGTGGGGGGCCTCTTTGCgtccctgggcatggtggctgcgTCCTTTTGCCGGAGCATCATCCAGGTCTACCTCACCACTGGGGTCATCACTG GGTTGGGTTTGGCGCTCAACTTCCAGCCCTCGCTCATCATGCTGAACCGCTATTTCAGCAAGCGGCGCCCCATGGCCAACGGGCTGGCGGCAGCAGGCAGCCCCGTCTTCCTGTGTGCCCTGAGCCCGCTGGGGCAGCTGCTGCAGGACCGCTACGGCTGGCGGGGCGGCTTCCTCATCCTGGGCGGCCTGCTGCTCAACTGCTGCGTGTGCGCCGCACTCATGAGGCCCCTGGTGGCCGTGGCCCAGCCGGGCTCGGGGCCGCCACGATCCTCCCGGCGCCTGCTAGACCTGAGCGTCTTCCGGGACCGCGGCTTCGTGCTGTACGCGGTGGCCGCCTCGGTCATGGTGCTGGGGCTCTTCATCCCGCCCGTGTTCGTGGTGAGCTACGCCAAGGACCTGGGCGTGCCCGACACCAAGGCCGCCTTCCTGCTCACTGTGCTGGGCTTCATTGATATCTTCGCGCGGCCGGCCGCGGGCTTTGTGGCGGGGCTTGGGAAGGTGCGGCCCTACTCCGTCTACCTCTTCAGCTTCTCCATGTTCTTCAACGGCCTCGCGGACCTGGCGGGCTCCACGGCCGGCGACTACGGCGGCCTGGTGGTCTTCTGCATCTTCTTTGGCATCTCCTACGGCATGGTGGGGGCCCTGCAGTTCGAGGTGCTCATGGCCATTGTGGGCACCCACAAGTTCTCCAGCGCCATCGGCCTGGTGCTGCTGATGGAGGCGGTGGCCGTACTCATCGGGCCCCCATCAGGAG GCAAGCTCTTGGATGCGACCCACGTCTACAAGTACGTGTTCATCCTGGCGGGGGCCGAGGTGCTCACCTCCTCCCTGATTTTGCTGCTGGGCAACTTCTTCTGCATTAGGAAGCAGCCCAAGGAGCCACAGCCCGAGGTGGTGGCCGCGGAGGAGGAGAAGCTCCACAAACCTCCTGCAGACTCGGGGGTGGACTTGCGGGAGGTGGAGCATTTCCTGAAGGCTGAGCCTGAGAAAAACGGGGAGGTGATTCACACCCCGGAAACGAGTGTCTGA